A window of Leclercia adecarboxylata contains these coding sequences:
- the yiiM gene encoding 6-hydroxyaminopurine reductase, producing the protein MDYPVNVFTGKIRDYEGSRPSAIAKLQVDGELTLTELGLAGDEQAEKKIHGGPDRALCHYPREHYQHWASEYPAQADLFVSPAFGENLSTEGLTEKNVFIGDIFRWGEALIQVTQPRSPCFKLNFHFGINDMATQMQNAAKTGWLYRVVLAGQVSADAPLTLVSRLSDVSVHDACAIAWHMPFDDEQYQRLLSAAGLSTSWTRTMQKRRLSGKIENNSRRLWGK; encoded by the coding sequence ATGGACTATCCCGTTAATGTATTCACCGGAAAAATAAGGGACTACGAGGGTAGCCGCCCGAGCGCGATTGCCAAACTGCAGGTTGACGGGGAACTGACGTTAACCGAGCTGGGCCTGGCGGGGGATGAGCAGGCGGAAAAGAAAATCCACGGCGGGCCGGATCGGGCGCTGTGCCACTATCCGCGCGAACATTACCAGCACTGGGCCAGCGAATATCCGGCGCAGGCGGATCTGTTTGTCTCTCCGGCGTTTGGCGAAAACCTGTCAACCGAGGGGCTGACGGAGAAGAACGTCTTTATCGGCGACATTTTTCGCTGGGGCGAAGCCCTGATCCAGGTGACCCAGCCGCGCTCGCCGTGCTTCAAGCTCAACTTCCATTTCGGCATTAACGACATGGCCACGCAAATGCAGAACGCGGCGAAAACCGGCTGGCTCTATCGCGTGGTGCTGGCAGGGCAGGTATCCGCGGATGCGCCGCTGACGCTCGTCTCCCGCCTGAGCGACGTATCGGTGCATGACGCCTGCGCCATTGCCTGGCATATGCCGTTTGACGATGAACAGTATCAGCGTCTGCTGTCTGCTGCGGGCCTGTCGACCAGCTGGACAAGAACGATGCAGAAGCGGCGTTTAAGCGGCAAGATCGAGAATAATTCCCGAAGATTGTGGGGGAAATAG
- the sodA gene encoding superoxide dismutase [Mn] has protein sequence MSYTLPSLPYAYDALEPHFDKQTMEIHHTKHHQTYVNNANAALESLPEFANLSAEELITKLDQLPADKKTVLRNNAGGHANHSFFWKGLKTGTTLQGDLKSAIERDFGSVENFKAEFEKAAATRFGSGWAWLVLKGDKLAVVSTANQDSPLMGEAISGASGFPIVGLDVWEHAYYLKFQNRRPDYIKAFWDVVNWDEAAARFAAKK, from the coding sequence ATGAGCTATACCCTGCCATCCCTGCCGTACGCTTACGACGCCCTTGAGCCGCATTTCGACAAGCAGACGATGGAGATCCATCACACTAAACACCACCAGACTTACGTTAACAACGCCAACGCGGCGCTGGAAAGCCTGCCAGAATTCGCCAACCTGTCCGCTGAAGAGCTGATCACCAAACTGGATCAACTGCCAGCTGACAAGAAAACCGTACTGCGTAACAACGCTGGCGGCCACGCTAACCACAGCTTCTTCTGGAAAGGCCTGAAAACCGGCACCACCCTGCAGGGTGACCTGAAATCCGCTATCGAGCGTGACTTCGGCTCCGTTGAGAACTTCAAAGCTGAGTTCGAAAAAGCGGCTGCTACCCGTTTCGGCTCTGGCTGGGCGTGGCTGGTTCTGAAAGGCGACAAGCTGGCGGTCGTTTCTACTGCTAACCAGGACTCCCCGCTGATGGGTGAAGCGATCTCTGGCGCATCCGGCTTCCCAATCGTGGGCCTGGACGTGTGGGAACACGCTTACTACCTGAAGTTCCAGAACCGTCGCCCGGACTACATCAAAGCCTTCTGGGACGTTGTAAACTGGGACGAAGCTGCGGCACGTTTCGCTGCTAAAAAATAA